The following proteins are encoded in a genomic region of Fusarium oxysporum f. sp. lycopersici 4287 chromosome 1, whole genome shotgun sequence:
- a CDS encoding methylated-DNA-protein-cysteine methyltransferase like protein: MPRSDEAQAFFHAVYSAVQEIPHGKVTTYGHIAMLVGTPQRPRQVGVCLKHLPADPSQPFNHENVPWQRVINSKGQISPRSQPGGSRSQADALQAEAVQVETNAMGEHSVDFSKYGWFPELLPSEENDQGE, from the exons ATGCCCCGGTCAGACGAAGCACAAGCCTTCTTCCACGCCGTATACTCAGCCGTTCAAGAGATCCCCCACGGCAAAGTCACGACATACGGCCACATCGCCATGCTCGTTGGAACCC CTCAAAGACCTCGTCAAGTCGGTGTCTGTCTAAAACACCTTCCCGCCGATCCGTCTCAGCCCTTCAACCATGAAAACGTTCCATGGCAAAGAGTCATAAACTCCAAAGGCCAAATATCGCCTAG ATCTCAACCTGGAGGATCCCGCTCACAAGCTGATGCCCTCCAAGCAGAAGCCGTACAAGTCGAGACAAACGCAATGGGCGAACACTCAGTAGACTTCTCCAAGTACGGCTGGTTCCCAGAACTACTCCCCTCAGAAGAAAACGATCAAGGCGAATGA